Part of the Terriglobales bacterium genome, ATCATTCTTCTCGGTGGCCAGCACTTCGACCGCCGGCCCGACCCGCTCGATGCGAGGGGCACGGATGAAGACGGTCTCGATGCGGCCGAGTTTGCTGTCGGTCTCGTCGATGAAGCTGTCCAGCTGACGCCCGTAGGCATTGCGACGGATGCGGATGTCGATGGCGCCCAGCCCTTCCTGCGAGGGATTGGTGACCTCTTTCGCCAGCAGGATGGCGCCGGCGCACGTGCCGAAGGTGGGTTTCACTCGCGCGAAGTCGCGTAGCTTTTTCAGAAAGCCGTCCTGGT contains:
- the pdxT gene encoding pyridoxal 5'-phosphate synthase glutaminase subunit PdxT, which codes for MKIGVLAIQGDFDAHRRRLEELGAEVVLVRKPEQLDQVEGLVIPGGESTTFLKFLHQDGFLKKLRDFARVKPTFGTCAGAILLAKEVTNPSQEGLGAIDIRIRRNAYGRQLDSFIDETDSKLGRIETVFIRAPRIERVGPAVEVLATEKNDPILVRQGKVMAATFHPELSADPTVHAEFLKLCR